Proteins found in one Polyangiaceae bacterium genomic segment:
- the selD gene encoding selenide, water dikinase SelD → MPAEDLVQILKHLPSPSHPWLKSFGKLDDAAVVRPPGAERELLLTVDVITPIVDDPRQFGMIAAFNALSDVYAMGGTPELALSFLGMPDELGLDVVSEIVAGTHAACAACDCAIVGGHSVRDTEPKVGLTVIGSVEPGKAWTHAGARPGDQLILSKALGTGLIAQAAKASATSDEAVEAMTTSMLTSNRAAAEAARAVTVSAATDVTGFGLLGHLAHILEESRVGARLHFAKVPRLPGALEAAAAAHIPGGSKRNLAHVSRMVRSAESLATAELALLADAQTSGGLLLCVAPEDVEALLDALPEPAACIGEIIADTEVIAIEE, encoded by the coding sequence CTGCCGGCTGAGGATCTGGTCCAGATCCTGAAACACCTACCCTCGCCCAGTCATCCGTGGCTGAAGTCCTTCGGCAAGCTGGATGACGCGGCGGTGGTGCGTCCGCCGGGCGCGGAGCGGGAGCTGCTGCTCACGGTGGACGTGATCACTCCCATCGTCGACGATCCGCGGCAGTTCGGCATGATCGCAGCGTTCAACGCGCTCTCGGACGTGTACGCCATGGGCGGCACGCCGGAGCTTGCACTGTCCTTCTTGGGCATGCCGGACGAACTCGGGCTCGATGTGGTGAGCGAGATCGTCGCGGGCACCCATGCGGCGTGCGCGGCCTGTGACTGCGCCATCGTCGGTGGACACAGCGTACGAGACACGGAGCCGAAGGTGGGGCTGACCGTGATCGGCAGCGTGGAGCCCGGCAAAGCCTGGACGCATGCGGGGGCGAGGCCCGGGGATCAGCTGATCCTGAGCAAAGCGCTGGGCACCGGCTTGATCGCGCAAGCCGCGAAAGCCAGCGCGACGAGCGATGAAGCCGTGGAGGCCATGACGACGTCGATGCTCACCAGCAATCGCGCCGCGGCCGAAGCGGCGCGGGCCGTCACGGTGAGCGCCGCTACGGACGTGACAGGCTTCGGTCTACTCGGCCATCTGGCGCACATCTTGGAGGAGAGCCGCGTCGGCGCGCGCCTTCACTTTGCGAAAGTGCCGCGCTTGCCCGGCGCCCTCGAAGCGGCCGCGGCGGCGCACATTCCTGGCGGCAGCAAGCGCAACCTTGCCCACGTATCGCGCATGGTGCGGAGCGCCGAGTCCCTCGCCACAGCCGAACTCGCGCTCTTGGCGGATGCGCAGACCAGTGGCGGGCTGCTCTTGTGCGTGGCGCCCGAGGACGTCGAGGCGCTGCTCGATGCGCTGCCGGAACCGGCGGCATGCATCGGCGAAATCATCGCGGACACCGAAGTGATCGCCATCGAAGAGTGA
- a CDS encoding response regulator yields the protein MAIEVPAVRILIVDDDKAICEYMQTLLEKDGFEVATQSDPTLVEDEVKRGSFHVVILDLMMPKLDGIEVLKRIRGFDNDLAVVMFTAHPNLDTAVASMKLDAVDYIKKPFNVEEFREVIARVMKKKGLARTPEEQLHKIIGDTIRTMRKSKELTLKQMSRRTSLSISLLSQIERAESSPSISSLYKIAVALETKIQDLFGDN from the coding sequence GTGGCCATAGAAGTACCCGCCGTCAGGATCCTCATCGTCGACGACGACAAGGCCATTTGCGAGTACATGCAGACCCTGCTCGAGAAGGATGGCTTCGAAGTCGCGACCCAGAGCGACCCGACCTTGGTCGAAGACGAAGTCAAGCGCGGCAGCTTTCACGTCGTCATTCTCGACTTGATGATGCCGAAGCTGGACGGCATCGAAGTGCTCAAGCGCATTCGTGGCTTCGACAACGACCTGGCCGTCGTGATGTTCACCGCCCACCCCAACTTGGACACCGCGGTGGCCTCGATGAAGCTCGACGCCGTCGACTACATCAAGAAGCCCTTCAACGTCGAAGAGTTCCGCGAGGTCATCGCTCGCGTGATGAAGAAGAAGGGCTTGGCGCGCACTCCTGAGGAGCAGCTGCACAAGATCATCGGCGACACGATTCGCACCATGCGCAAGAGCAAAGAGCTCACCCTCAAGCAGATGAGCCGCCGCACGAGCCTCAGTATTTCCCTGCTGTCTCAAATCGAACGTGCAGAATCCAGCCCGTCCATCTCCAGCTTGTACAAGATCGCCGTTGCACTGGAGACCAAGATTCAGGACCTCTTCGGCGACAATTGA
- a CDS encoding Uma2 family endonuclease yields the protein MTESAGFATVSYTVRRDADAWVLPEVPVPESHEHDLLLEYLVALLKAWTARTSLDAVVARNLALRWSEPNPKVGIDPDVALITPAPPRTEPLTSLRLWKPGHVPPRLAIEVVSKAHPYKDYRDIHEKYAASGVEELWILDPERHGPSTMGGPVAIQQWVRRDGVLERTHFGDGPVFSDAIDAWLWADPVRISEDREATRPWLTQSETEHAEKEAERAEKEAALARVRELERELSALKERRG from the coding sequence ATGACCGAATCCGCTGGATTCGCGACCGTCAGCTACACGGTGCGACGAGATGCCGATGCGTGGGTCCTCCCGGAGGTCCCCGTGCCCGAGTCCCACGAACACGATCTGCTATTGGAGTATCTGGTTGCACTGTTGAAGGCCTGGACGGCTCGTACGTCCCTCGACGCCGTCGTGGCGCGCAACCTCGCTCTGCGCTGGTCCGAACCGAATCCCAAGGTTGGGATCGATCCCGACGTGGCCCTGATCACCCCGGCGCCACCGCGCACGGAGCCTCTGACGAGCCTGCGTCTCTGGAAGCCAGGGCACGTTCCTCCGCGGCTCGCTATCGAGGTCGTGAGCAAGGCACACCCTTACAAGGACTATCGCGACATCCACGAGAAGTACGCGGCCAGCGGCGTCGAGGAACTCTGGATCCTCGATCCCGAGCGCCACGGCCCGTCGACCATGGGCGGTCCCGTCGCGATTCAGCAGTGGGTGCGGCGTGACGGCGTTCTCGAGCGAACGCACTTCGGCGATGGGCCGGTGTTCTCCGACGCGATCGACGCGTGGCTGTGGGCGGACCCCGTGCGCATTTCCGAAGACCGTGAGGCCACGCGACCGTGGCTCACTCAGTCGGAGACCGAGCACGCAGAGAAGGAAGCCGAGCGCGCAGAGAAGGAAGCGGCGCTGGCCCGCGTGCGCGAGCTGGAACGCGAACTGAGCGCGCTCAAGGAACGTCGGGGTTGA
- a CDS encoding Rrf2 family transcriptional regulator → MTAINSAGRSLPIERGRSSRARAAPLSQTAEYALRAMSQLAAHGPSSALTAKQLAESTGVPLAYLSKIMRTLVSAGLLSSQKGHGGGFVLTRPAQAILLSDVLDAVDEMPSEARCAFGWGDCDAANPCPLHPVWARLNSCLRDWATSTTLLDIAEKAVPR, encoded by the coding sequence ATGACGGCGATCAACTCAGCTGGACGGTCTCTGCCGATCGAACGGGGGCGCAGCAGCCGCGCTCGGGCCGCACCCCTCAGCCAGACCGCGGAGTACGCCCTGCGCGCCATGTCCCAGCTCGCGGCGCACGGTCCGTCGAGCGCGCTGACTGCGAAGCAGCTAGCCGAAAGCACCGGAGTGCCTCTCGCCTACCTGTCCAAGATCATGCGCACGCTCGTTTCCGCCGGATTGCTCAGTTCTCAGAAGGGGCATGGCGGCGGGTTCGTGCTCACCCGTCCTGCGCAGGCGATCCTGCTCAGCGACGTGCTCGACGCAGTGGATGAAATGCCCAGCGAAGCGCGCTGCGCGTTCGGCTGGGGAGACTGCGATGCGGCGAACCCTTGCCCGCTTCACCCTGTGTGGGCGCGGCTGAATTCGTGCCTGCGCGATTGGGCGACGTCCACCACGCTGCTCGACATTGCCGAAAAAGCCGTCCCTCGTTGA
- a CDS encoding HD domain-containing protein, producing the protein MSDCYTRRLDDALALASDAFRSIRRKGSGVPYLSHLLSVAALVAEHGGDEDQIVAALLHDVLEDIRHISADDLEARFGKRVRDYVVALSDTTEHPKPPWEERKRAYLQLLRYKGADLKLISAADKLHNASTMVRDYAVVGDALWDRFTATREQTLWYYREVHAALSHDFDHAIVHELHATVRRLHELAGESLE; encoded by the coding sequence GTGAGTGACTGCTACACCCGCCGCCTCGACGACGCGCTGGCGCTTGCCAGCGACGCTTTTCGCTCCATTCGCCGCAAGGGCTCGGGCGTGCCGTACTTGTCGCATCTGCTGTCCGTGGCCGCGCTGGTAGCGGAGCACGGGGGCGACGAGGACCAGATCGTGGCGGCCCTGCTGCACGACGTGCTGGAGGACATTCGCCACATCAGCGCCGATGATCTGGAAGCGCGCTTCGGCAAGCGCGTGCGTGACTACGTAGTGGCGCTGAGTGACACCACCGAGCATCCCAAGCCACCCTGGGAGGAGCGCAAGCGCGCCTATCTCCAGCTACTGCGCTACAAGGGCGCCGATCTGAAGCTGATCAGCGCGGCGGACAAGCTGCACAACGCCAGCACCATGGTGCGCGACTACGCCGTGGTGGGCGATGCGCTCTGGGATCGCTTCACCGCGACCCGCGAGCAGACCCTTTGGTACTACCGCGAGGTCCACGCTGCGCTGAGTCACGACTTCGATCACGCGATCGTGCATGAACTTCACGCTACCGTGCGGCGGCTGCACGAGCTCGCGGGCGAATCCTTGGAGTAG
- a CDS encoding FG-GAP-like repeat-containing protein gives MTRSGKRTRSLASWALLGLVCTLAGSRGTAEAAWPPAKDASVEDMKKPENWPNDPDYGFVAGNTVKSSSSGQWQFFSFIPDRSPNAPPLRAAETASGMSIDLAWRHTIGDPRVLIAVLDSGIRWDERDLIEKAYLNKGELQNHLPQHADLSPCDPLDPAEPTLDRFDCNGDGILSVADYADLPTLMPDAVDGRPKGDMNRNGVLDAGDLILNFSDGTDDDGNGYVDDISGWDFFKNDNDPYDDTRYGHGTGEAKDSTGQANNGIGEAGVCPGCRFVPLRVGDSFIANIQDFGKAVIYAADNGAKVVQEALGTINMSPFAQAALDYAWGKGTVVVASMADENSKHQNQPSPNNHTMPVHAITMLGQESTWAESFLAFNTCTNYGAQNFLSASGTACSSEATGRLAGISGLAYSMGVEADLDPPLSAGEVMQVFLMTADDVDVPESRGENSRHFWSQPGFDQRFGYGRINANSAVEWIQEGRIPPDVDITSPLWFQILYKDQLTQPVPIVGTVSARRATSYDVIVEWARGVQPEDTAFQTVRKIENVPSSTVLGSDGDPLAELDVREIDPTHEWDVDSPFGENQYTITVRVRSIAHYGGQIGDVPGELRRAYYVHSDPDLLPGFPLRVEASGESSPKLADLDGDGTRDIVLGTSDGRLHAFSLAGGKPTLLPGFPFLTNVIDGLSAEDPRYAEAPAYKSGAIDVSLARESISSSPAVADLNGDDKPEIVFSTYEGTVYVIDSSGKLLSGWPRRLPDVPSCPLDQDKPADQVCMNTTYRIARGTFASPVIEDMDGDGKLDILQAAFDGYVYGFRSNGTDLDGYPIQIHYKAGGANQEYGRIMTTPAVADFNGDDIPDILVGSNERIGSSGGTGAFYVIDGRGNAAPSLVLPGWPVTWTSFELFPLVSEGVPNSPVIGDVDGDGKPEAVMHGNGSAPLISPAKPEQNTFAGLPANALPTRDVEGDIERGLSTAGFGPDSKAERPDVMFPLFAQPSLGDMDQDGTPDLVTTGSSQTAAGALLSSQPLDRLPQHLLAMWSGKDGLMMPASPVPIEDYTFFNNTSIADLTNDGYPEAIVGSGGYMLHAADACGREPTGWPKFTGQWIIATAAIGDIDGDAALDVVLNTRNGWLYAWKTAGSQDGVIAWESFHHDNRNTGNIATPLGQGKYLGADKPLERDEEGRCLQDEVPGPNTNAKLSPSGGCGCRTSGGDRTSALWLLLGLGLLARRRPRS, from the coding sequence ATGACTCGCTCAGGCAAACGCACCCGCTCGCTAGCGAGCTGGGCGCTATTGGGACTCGTGTGCACGCTGGCCGGCAGCCGCGGAACTGCCGAAGCCGCGTGGCCGCCCGCAAAGGACGCCAGTGTCGAGGACATGAAGAAGCCCGAGAACTGGCCGAACGATCCGGACTACGGCTTCGTGGCGGGCAACACCGTCAAGTCGAGTAGCTCGGGCCAATGGCAGTTCTTCTCGTTCATTCCCGACCGCTCCCCCAACGCACCGCCCTTGCGCGCCGCCGAGACCGCTTCGGGCATGAGCATCGACTTGGCCTGGCGCCACACCATCGGCGATCCCCGGGTGCTCATCGCGGTGTTGGACTCCGGAATACGCTGGGACGAGCGGGACTTGATCGAAAAGGCGTACCTGAACAAGGGCGAGCTGCAGAACCACTTGCCCCAGCACGCGGATCTGAGCCCCTGCGATCCCCTGGACCCCGCCGAGCCCACCCTGGACCGCTTCGACTGCAACGGCGACGGCATTCTGTCCGTGGCGGACTACGCGGACTTGCCGACACTGATGCCCGACGCCGTTGACGGGCGACCGAAGGGCGACATGAATCGCAACGGCGTGCTCGACGCCGGGGATCTGATCCTGAACTTTTCCGACGGCACGGACGACGACGGCAACGGCTACGTCGACGACATCTCGGGTTGGGACTTCTTCAAGAACGACAACGACCCCTACGACGACACCCGCTACGGCCACGGCACCGGAGAAGCGAAGGACTCCACGGGCCAGGCCAACAACGGCATCGGAGAGGCTGGCGTGTGCCCGGGCTGTCGCTTCGTGCCGCTGCGCGTGGGCGACAGCTTCATCGCGAACATCCAGGACTTCGGCAAGGCCGTGATCTACGCCGCCGACAATGGCGCCAAGGTGGTGCAAGAGGCGCTGGGCACCATCAACATGTCGCCCTTCGCCCAAGCTGCCTTGGACTACGCCTGGGGCAAGGGCACCGTGGTCGTCGCCAGCATGGCTGACGAGAACTCCAAGCACCAGAACCAGCCCTCGCCCAACAACCACACCATGCCGGTGCATGCCATCACCATGCTGGGTCAGGAGAGCACCTGGGCTGAGAGCTTCTTGGCGTTCAACACCTGCACCAACTACGGCGCGCAGAACTTCCTCTCCGCCTCGGGCACGGCGTGCTCGAGTGAAGCCACCGGTCGCCTCGCGGGCATATCGGGCCTCGCCTACTCCATGGGCGTGGAGGCCGACCTCGACCCACCACTGTCCGCGGGCGAGGTGATGCAGGTGTTCTTGATGACCGCGGACGACGTGGACGTTCCCGAATCCCGCGGCGAAAACTCACGCCACTTCTGGTCTCAACCCGGCTTCGACCAACGCTTCGGCTACGGTCGCATCAACGCCAACTCGGCCGTGGAGTGGATCCAGGAGGGTCGCATTCCCCCGGACGTGGACATCACCAGCCCGCTCTGGTTTCAGATTCTGTACAAGGATCAGCTGACTCAGCCCGTGCCCATCGTGGGCACCGTCAGCGCACGCCGCGCTACCAGCTACGACGTGATCGTCGAGTGGGCTCGGGGCGTGCAGCCCGAGGACACGGCTTTTCAAACCGTACGCAAGATCGAGAACGTCCCCAGCAGCACCGTGCTCGGCAGCGACGGCGATCCCCTGGCGGAACTCGACGTCCGTGAGATTGATCCGACCCACGAATGGGACGTCGACAGTCCCTTCGGCGAGAACCAGTACACGATCACCGTTCGCGTCCGCTCCATCGCTCACTACGGCGGGCAGATCGGCGACGTGCCGGGCGAGCTGCGTCGCGCCTACTACGTGCACTCGGATCCCGACCTGCTGCCAGGCTTTCCGCTACGAGTCGAGGCCAGCGGCGAGTCCAGCCCGAAGTTGGCCGATCTGGACGGCGACGGCACCCGCGACATCGTGCTCGGCACCTCCGATGGCCGTCTGCACGCGTTTTCCTTGGCCGGTGGCAAACCGACGCTGCTGCCGGGGTTCCCCTTCCTCACCAACGTCATCGACGGCCTCAGCGCCGAAGATCCGCGCTACGCCGAGGCGCCGGCGTACAAGTCGGGCGCCATCGACGTGAGCCTCGCCCGCGAGAGCATCAGCAGCAGCCCAGCGGTGGCGGACTTGAATGGCGACGACAAGCCGGAGATCGTGTTTTCCACCTACGAGGGCACGGTCTACGTCATCGACAGCAGCGGAAAGCTGCTGAGCGGCTGGCCGCGACGCCTGCCCGACGTGCCCAGCTGTCCCCTGGATCAAGACAAGCCCGCGGACCAGGTGTGCATGAACACCACCTATCGGATTGCTCGCGGCACCTTCGCCAGTCCCGTGATCGAGGACATGGATGGGGATGGCAAGCTCGACATCCTGCAGGCGGCCTTCGACGGCTACGTCTACGGCTTTCGCTCCAACGGCACAGATCTCGACGGCTATCCCATCCAAATCCACTACAAGGCGGGTGGCGCCAACCAAGAGTACGGCCGCATCATGACTACGCCCGCCGTTGCGGACTTCAACGGCGACGACATTCCCGACATTCTCGTTGGATCCAACGAACGCATCGGCAGCAGTGGCGGGACTGGCGCCTTCTACGTGATCGATGGCCGTGGCAACGCGGCGCCTTCTTTGGTGCTGCCCGGCTGGCCAGTCACCTGGACTAGCTTCGAGCTCTTCCCCCTAGTGTCCGAAGGCGTGCCCAACTCCCCCGTGATCGGAGACGTGGACGGTGACGGCAAGCCCGAGGCGGTCATGCATGGCAACGGCAGCGCGCCCCTGATTTCGCCGGCCAAACCCGAGCAGAACACCTTCGCGGGGCTGCCCGCCAACGCACTGCCAACCCGCGACGTGGAGGGCGATATCGAGCGCGGACTTTCGACCGCGGGGTTCGGTCCCGACTCCAAGGCGGAACGCCCGGACGTGATGTTCCCGCTGTTCGCCCAGCCGTCGCTGGGCGACATGGATCAGGACGGCACGCCGGATCTGGTGACCACGGGTTCGAGCCAGACCGCCGCCGGCGCGCTGCTCTCGTCGCAGCCCCTCGATCGCTTGCCTCAGCACTTGTTGGCGATGTGGAGCGGCAAAGACGGGCTGATGATGCCCGCCAGCCCCGTGCCCATCGAGGACTACACCTTCTTCAACAACACCAGCATCGCGGATCTCACCAACGACGGCTATCCCGAGGCGATCGTCGGCAGCGGCGGCTACATGCTTCACGCGGCGGACGCCTGTGGACGCGAGCCCACGGGCTGGCCCAAGTTCACCGGCCAGTGGATCATTGCCACGGCCGCGATCGGGGACATCGACGGCGACGCGGCCCTCGACGTCGTGCTCAACACACGAAATGGCTGGCTCTACGCCTGGAAGACGGCGGGCAGCCAGGACGGGGTCATCGCCTGGGAGAGCTTTCACCACGACAACCGCAACACCGGCAACATCGCGACGCCCTTGGGCCAGGGCAAGTACCTGGGCGCCGACAAACCCTTGGAGCGCGACGAAGAGGGTCGCTGCCTGCAGGACGAAGTGCCCGGCCCAAACACCAATGCGAAGCTGAGCCCGAGCGGCGGCTGTGGCTGCCGCACCAGCGGAGGCGACCGCACCAGCGCGCTCTGGCTACTGCTCGGCTTGGGCTTGCTCGCTCGACGCCGACCCCGCAGTTGA
- a CDS encoding tryptophanase — MTLHDEPPFRTIIEPFRIKAVERIQLTTKAERSRLLEAAHYNLFRIPATQVTVDLLTDSGTGAMSDQQWAGMLAGDESYAGSRSFDHFRSTVAELTGFTHIFPTHQGRAAERILFESIVKPGDVVPNNTHFDTTRANLEHHGGTALDIPVGGGTFGGDMDLEALDRALSGTARVPLVMVTLTNNAAGGLPVSLENLRAVRARCDRAKIPLFLDAARFAENAWLVHQRELNEKSAGPKAVAQEMFRLADGCTISAKKDGIVNIGGILATNISDWAQRFEELLILTEGFPTYGGLAGRDLEAMAVGLEEALDSHYLRYRQATIAYLGRGIKAAGLPIVEPLGGHAVFIDAKKALPHIPPAEFPAQALAVELFREGGVRSVEIGSLMFDEAARHELVRLALPRRVYTASHVDWVIETAERVAARASSIRGLRITGAPKALRHFSAKLAPV; from the coding sequence ATGACCCTTCACGACGAACCTCCCTTTCGCACCATCATCGAGCCCTTCCGCATCAAGGCCGTGGAGCGCATTCAGCTCACCACGAAGGCGGAGCGCTCTCGTCTGCTCGAAGCGGCGCACTACAACCTGTTCCGCATTCCGGCGACCCAGGTGACCGTGGACCTGTTGACCGACTCGGGCACGGGCGCAATGAGCGATCAACAGTGGGCGGGCATGCTCGCCGGTGACGAGTCCTACGCGGGCAGTCGCTCTTTCGATCATTTCCGCAGCACCGTGGCGGAGCTGACCGGTTTCACTCACATCTTCCCCACGCATCAGGGGCGCGCTGCGGAGCGCATCCTGTTCGAATCCATCGTCAAGCCCGGTGACGTAGTGCCGAACAACACCCACTTCGACACGACGCGCGCGAACCTGGAGCACCACGGCGGCACCGCTCTGGACATTCCCGTGGGCGGCGGCACCTTCGGCGGCGACATGGACCTGGAAGCGCTGGATCGCGCACTCAGCGGCACGGCGCGCGTGCCCTTGGTGATGGTCACGCTGACCAACAACGCTGCCGGCGGTCTGCCCGTTTCCCTGGAGAACCTGCGGGCCGTCCGCGCGCGCTGCGACCGCGCCAAGATCCCCCTGTTCCTGGACGCTGCTCGCTTCGCCGAGAACGCGTGGCTCGTGCATCAGCGCGAGCTGAACGAAAAGAGCGCTGGCCCGAAAGCGGTGGCGCAAGAGATGTTCCGCTTGGCTGACGGCTGCACCATCAGCGCGAAGAAGGACGGCATCGTCAACATCGGCGGCATCCTGGCCACGAACATTTCCGACTGGGCCCAGCGCTTCGAGGAGCTGTTGATCTTGACCGAAGGATTTCCAACCTACGGCGGTCTCGCGGGCCGCGACTTGGAAGCGATGGCCGTCGGCTTGGAGGAGGCCCTCGACTCGCACTATCTACGCTATCGCCAAGCCACCATCGCGTATCTGGGCCGCGGCATCAAAGCCGCGGGCTTGCCGATCGTGGAGCCCTTGGGTGGGCACGCGGTGTTCATCGACGCGAAGAAGGCGCTGCCGCACATTCCTCCCGCAGAGTTCCCGGCCCAGGCACTAGCGGTGGAGCTCTTCCGCGAAGGTGGCGTGCGCAGCGTGGAGATCGGAAGTCTGATGTTCGACGAAGCGGCGCGCCACGAGCTCGTGCGCCTTGCCCTTCCCCGCCGCGTCTACACCGCCTCGCACGTGGACTGGGTGATCGAAACAGCCGAACGCGTCGCAGCCCGCGCCAGCTCCATCCGCGGGCTGCGCATCACCGGAGCGCCGAAGGCACTCCGGCACTTCAGCGCCAAGCTCGCACCGGTGTGA
- a CDS encoding serine/threonine-protein kinase: MAFVCIECGRSYPAPGFCTEDGGKLADNAFSPLAGQLLGSYRIARLLGQGGMGEVYLGVQPEIGSRVAIKLLSLDAARAPGIVERFFAEARAVNVIRHEGIVSILDLARLRDGRPYIVMEFLDGAPLSKVFEEHRPMPLGALVQMSIWVLGALGAAHALGITHRDLKPDNVFVTTLGRVKLLDFGIAKLKPDQGGVSDATRTGALLGTPFYMSPEQARGAAVDHRSDLYALGVILFEGLTGQRPFVADSLFELLRQQIEVAPEPPRSLRPDVPAALEALVLRAMAKDPAVRFQSAEEMAQALQQIAAFLPRESFVTLTGRPSPHALIPSHPIGVTTGSAGYAATVTEPAQSATQSGDRKGAPWAVVLGAVVLTAVLVGGIGVGAFLIFGDRDTITIVETKPGSEVPEPPGGVAPSDPGSGTANESAGVLDLSRFDAVAYLPTATKLAREQLADAELTNLVVESPRSDGLVDLADEDAGSAVVYSYRSLKASTGAMGNCVVWVTVTTQGPAASQPPMASCMSGIVRAPRCSLRQVLQRAGSTGKDTTFTYSSGGWAVVTENDDMPKLVPDAC; the protein is encoded by the coding sequence ATGGCTTTCGTTTGCATCGAGTGTGGGCGCAGCTATCCGGCGCCAGGGTTTTGCACCGAAGACGGTGGCAAGCTGGCGGACAACGCCTTCTCTCCGCTCGCCGGGCAGCTCCTGGGTAGCTACCGCATCGCGCGACTGCTCGGTCAGGGCGGAATGGGCGAAGTCTATTTGGGCGTGCAGCCCGAGATCGGGAGTCGCGTCGCGATCAAGCTGCTGTCTCTGGACGCAGCACGCGCCCCGGGCATCGTGGAGCGCTTCTTCGCTGAAGCACGAGCGGTCAATGTCATTCGCCACGAAGGCATCGTGAGCATTCTGGATCTCGCGCGCTTGCGAGACGGCCGTCCCTACATCGTGATGGAGTTCCTGGACGGAGCGCCGCTGTCGAAGGTGTTCGAAGAGCACCGGCCCATGCCCTTGGGGGCGCTGGTGCAAATGTCGATCTGGGTGCTGGGTGCCCTCGGCGCAGCGCACGCCCTCGGCATCACGCACCGCGATCTGAAGCCTGACAACGTGTTCGTCACCACCCTGGGTCGGGTCAAGCTGCTGGATTTCGGCATTGCCAAACTCAAGCCTGACCAAGGTGGTGTCAGCGATGCGACGCGCACCGGCGCGCTGCTAGGCACGCCCTTCTACATGTCTCCCGAGCAGGCGCGAGGCGCAGCGGTCGACCACCGTTCGGATCTCTATGCCCTTGGCGTGATTCTGTTCGAAGGCCTGACCGGTCAGCGCCCCTTCGTGGCGGACAGCCTGTTCGAACTGCTACGCCAACAAATCGAAGTCGCACCGGAACCGCCGCGAAGCTTGCGTCCGGACGTGCCCGCCGCGCTGGAGGCCTTGGTCTTGCGCGCGATGGCGAAGGATCCTGCGGTGCGCTTTCAGAGCGCCGAGGAGATGGCTCAGGCGTTGCAGCAGATCGCGGCTTTCCTCCCGCGCGAGAGCTTCGTGACCTTGACTGGCCGCCCATCGCCGCACGCGCTGATCCCCAGTCATCCCATAGGCGTGACCACGGGCTCGGCGGGCTATGCGGCCACGGTCACGGAGCCTGCTCAGAGCGCGACGCAGAGCGGGGATCGCAAAGGCGCGCCTTGGGCCGTCGTGCTGGGCGCGGTGGTGCTGACGGCGGTCTTGGTCGGCGGCATCGGGGTTGGCGCATTTCTGATATTCGGCGATCGCGACACGATCACGATCGTGGAGACGAAGCCGGGAAGCGAGGTACCCGAGCCACCCGGCGGCGTTGCACCAAGCGATCCGGGCTCGGGCACGGCCAACGAGTCCGCGGGCGTGCTCGACCTCAGTCGTTTCGACGCCGTGGCGTACTTGCCGACGGCCACCAAGCTGGCGCGTGAGCAACTGGCGGATGCAGAACTCACCAACTTGGTCGTCGAGTCACCGCGGTCCGACGGGTTGGTGGACCTAGCGGACGAAGACGCCGGCTCCGCCGTGGTCTACTCGTATCGATCACTGAAGGCGTCGACCGGTGCGATGGGCAACTGCGTGGTGTGGGTGACGGTCACGACCCAAGGACCCGCGGCAAGCCAGCCACCGATGGCTAGCTGCATGAGCGGCATCGTAAGAGCACCGCGTTGTTCGCTCCGCCAAGTGCTGCAACGCGCCGGCTCGACAGGCAAGGACACGACCTTCACCTACAGCAGTGGCGGGTGGGCGGTGGTGACCGAAAACGACGACATGCCGAAGCTCGTGCCCGACGCCTGCTGA